From one Catellatospora sp. IY07-71 genomic stretch:
- a CDS encoding sugar ABC transporter substrate-binding protein, which yields MRSRGLRALAVSAAALLVAAVAACGGDEPGGTPGAGIAGVDDGAQLTLWTRAATESVSKAYADAYNATHKNKVTVTSYPNEEYPAKLASAAGAKALPDLFGADVVFAAQYASQGLWTDLTDRLAASGLKDKVSPGHLNAGTWEGKNFAVPHTVDMSVMLYNKDLYAKAGLDPEKGPTSLKEFAEHARKIDKLGGDVNGTYFGGNCGGCVEFTFWPSVWGAGGDVLDAKGENAKIDSKEMADVFALYRALYDEGVAAPASKDEAGPTWLGALQSGKIGIAPGPSVWLGLIEEKGVKMGVAPISGPDGGDSTFIGGDAIGIGATSTKAAQAWDFLQWTMSEEAQVEVVAKNKGVPIRTDLASNKYSSADPRIVLINSLVAKGRTPYAKNFNASFNDPQSPWLQTVRGALFGDAVKALSDGNTAISKSLQQG from the coding sequence GTGAGATCTAGAGGACTTCGGGCGCTGGCCGTCTCGGCGGCGGCCCTGCTGGTGGCGGCTGTCGCCGCGTGCGGCGGTGACGAGCCGGGCGGCACGCCCGGGGCCGGCATCGCGGGCGTCGACGACGGCGCGCAGCTGACGCTGTGGACTCGCGCGGCGACCGAGTCGGTGTCGAAGGCGTACGCCGACGCGTACAACGCCACGCACAAGAACAAGGTGACCGTCACGTCCTACCCGAACGAGGAGTATCCGGCGAAGCTGGCCTCGGCGGCGGGCGCCAAGGCGCTGCCCGACCTGTTCGGCGCGGACGTGGTGTTCGCGGCGCAGTACGCCTCGCAGGGCCTGTGGACCGACCTCACCGACCGGCTGGCCGCCAGCGGCCTGAAGGACAAGGTGTCGCCCGGACACCTCAACGCCGGCACCTGGGAGGGCAAGAACTTCGCCGTCCCGCACACCGTCGACATGTCGGTGATGCTGTACAACAAGGACCTCTACGCCAAGGCGGGGCTGGACCCGGAGAAGGGCCCGACCTCGCTGAAGGAGTTCGCCGAGCACGCCCGCAAGATCGACAAGCTGGGCGGCGACGTCAACGGCACCTACTTCGGCGGCAACTGCGGCGGCTGCGTCGAGTTCACCTTCTGGCCCTCGGTCTGGGGCGCCGGCGGCGACGTGCTCGACGCCAAGGGCGAGAACGCGAAGATCGACTCGAAGGAGATGGCGGACGTCTTCGCCCTCTACCGCGCCCTGTACGACGAGGGCGTAGCCGCCCCGGCGTCCAAGGACGAGGCCGGTCCGACCTGGCTCGGCGCCCTGCAGAGTGGCAAGATCGGCATCGCCCCCGGGCCGTCGGTGTGGCTCGGCCTCATCGAGGAGAAGGGCGTGAAGATGGGCGTCGCGCCGATCAGCGGGCCCGACGGCGGCGACTCCACCTTCATCGGCGGCGACGCCATCGGCATCGGCGCCACCAGCACCAAGGCCGCCCAGGCGTGGGACTTCCTGCAGTGGACCATGTCGGAGGAAGCTCAGGTCGAGGTCGTCGCCAAGAACAAGGGCGTGCCGATCCGCACCGACCTGGCGTCGAACAAGTACTCCTCGGCCGACCCGCGCATCGTGCTCATCAACAGCCTGGTCGCCAAGGGCAGGACGCCGTACGCGAAGAACTTCAACGCGTCCTTCAACGACCCGCAGAGCCCCTGGCTGCAGACGGTCCGCGGAGCGCTGTTCGGTGACGCCGTCAAGGCCCTGTCCGACGGCAACACCGCCATCTCCAAGTCACTCCAGCAAGGCTGA
- a CDS encoding glycoside hydrolase family 127 protein, with the protein MTVTARTADLTGGRPVVPSRGVLRPLGLSEVRITGGFWAQRQMTNSRATLDHGREWMDKLGWTGNFTAEVGRGSAERRGREFSDSEVYKLVEAMSWETGRQADPAREREIAELVAMIAGAQAEDGYLHTAYGRPGQRPRYGDLAWGHELYCTGHMLQAAVARARVGGSDDLLAVARRAADHVCEEFGPGGRDAVCGHPEIEPGLVELFRVTGEQRYLDQAALFVARRGRRTLPAHEFGWSYFSDDIPVREAQVLRGHAVRALYLAAGVVDLAVETGDDELLEIVAAQFDRTLARRTYLTGGMGSRHQDEAFSDDFVLPADRAYSETCAGIAAIMVAWRLMLATGRERYADVIERILFNVLATAIGDDGRSFFYAHTLHQRSLTAVLPDDVEQLGFGGGPRAPWFEVSCCLANTARTLASLSTYVASVDADGLRVHQFADADIDTTLADGRKVGLRMRTGYPDDGTVGFEVTAAEPGPWTLALRLPAWAAGATVTVDGEPQPVAGERAVVRRDFAVGDRVVLTLPMRPRFTRPDPRIDAVRGCVAVEQGPLVLCAESEGGVLDLDSLRVDAGTDPAADGGVTVRGLTEQLPEQPWPYTDAGPVGRRTPLDVPLVPYHRWARGGPSTMRVWLPTT; encoded by the coding sequence ATGACGGTGACGGCGCGGACCGCCGACCTCACCGGAGGTCGGCCCGTGGTGCCGTCGCGAGGAGTCCTGCGACCGCTGGGCCTGAGCGAGGTCCGGATCACGGGGGGCTTCTGGGCGCAGCGGCAGATGACCAACAGTCGCGCCACACTCGACCACGGTCGGGAGTGGATGGACAAGCTCGGCTGGACCGGCAACTTCACCGCGGAAGTGGGCCGGGGCAGTGCGGAGCGGCGCGGCCGCGAGTTCTCCGACTCCGAGGTCTACAAGCTGGTCGAGGCCATGTCGTGGGAGACCGGGCGGCAGGCCGACCCGGCCCGCGAGCGCGAGATCGCCGAGCTGGTCGCGATGATCGCCGGGGCGCAGGCCGAGGACGGCTACCTGCACACCGCGTACGGGCGTCCCGGGCAGCGGCCCCGCTACGGCGACCTGGCCTGGGGGCACGAGCTCTACTGCACCGGGCACATGCTGCAGGCTGCCGTGGCGCGGGCGCGGGTCGGCGGCAGCGACGACCTGCTCGCGGTGGCCCGGCGCGCGGCCGATCACGTGTGTGAGGAGTTCGGGCCGGGCGGCCGGGACGCGGTCTGCGGGCACCCGGAGATCGAGCCGGGTCTCGTCGAGCTGTTCCGGGTGACGGGGGAGCAGCGCTACCTGGACCAGGCGGCGCTGTTCGTGGCCCGGCGCGGCCGGCGCACCCTGCCGGCGCACGAGTTCGGCTGGAGCTACTTCAGCGACGACATCCCGGTCCGCGAGGCGCAGGTGCTGCGCGGGCACGCCGTGCGCGCGCTCTACCTCGCCGCGGGCGTGGTGGACCTGGCCGTGGAGACCGGCGACGACGAGCTGCTGGAGATCGTGGCCGCCCAGTTCGACCGGACGCTGGCCCGGCGCACCTACCTGACCGGCGGCATGGGCTCGCGGCACCAGGACGAGGCGTTCAGCGACGACTTCGTGCTCCCGGCCGACCGGGCGTACTCGGAGACGTGTGCGGGCATCGCCGCCATCATGGTGGCCTGGCGGCTGATGCTGGCCACCGGCCGCGAGCGCTACGCCGACGTGATCGAGCGCATCCTGTTCAACGTGCTGGCCACGGCGATCGGCGACGACGGGCGCTCCTTCTTCTACGCGCACACGCTGCACCAGCGCTCGCTGACCGCGGTGCTGCCCGACGACGTGGAGCAGCTCGGCTTCGGCGGCGGCCCGCGCGCGCCGTGGTTCGAGGTGTCCTGCTGCCTGGCCAACACCGCCCGCACCCTGGCCAGCCTGTCCACGTACGTGGCCTCGGTCGACGCGGACGGGCTGCGGGTGCACCAGTTCGCCGACGCCGACATCGACACCACCCTGGCCGACGGCCGCAAGGTCGGGCTGCGCATGCGCACCGGCTACCCGGACGACGGCACGGTCGGCTTCGAGGTCACCGCGGCCGAGCCCGGCCCGTGGACCCTCGCGCTGCGGCTGCCCGCCTGGGCGGCGGGCGCGACCGTCACCGTCGACGGCGAGCCGCAGCCGGTCGCGGGGGAGCGCGCGGTGGTCCGCCGCGACTTCGCCGTCGGCGACCGGGTCGTGCTGACGCTGCCGATGCGGCCCCGGTTCACCCGGCCGGATCCGCGCATCGACGCGGTGCGCGGCTGCGTGGCCGTCGAGCAGGGCCCGCTGGTGCTGTGCGCGGAGTCCGAGGGCGGGGTGCTCGACCTGGACAGCCTGCGTGTGGACGCCGGCACCGATCCGGCCGCCGACGGCGGGGTGACGGTGCGCGGGCTCACCGAACAGCTGCCCGAGCAGCCCTGGCCGTACACCGACGCGGGCCCGGTGGGCCGGCGCACCCCGCTGGACGTGCCGCTGGTGCCATACCACCGCTGGGCGCGCGGCGGCCCGTCCACGATGCGGGTCTGGCTGCCCACGACCTGA
- a CDS encoding LacI family DNA-binding transcriptional regulator, whose translation MGRRRSTSVTLTDVARLAGVSVATASKALNARGEVAPDTRLRVLQAANQLSFQPNVLARGLISGRTRTIGLLTDELGGRFSIPILLGAENALGNEQMSVLLCDARGDAIRRQHYIRTLLARQVDGFIILGDSNDLRPSLSRDIPVPVVYVYGQSTDPGDLSVLADDEGGARLAMEHLVGLRRRNIAHITGPQSYRAARDRVTGLQAVLAEAGLSLVGGEPLYGEWSQRWGRHAARMLITAHPEIDAIFCGNDQIAAGAAQALQEHGCRIPDDVAVIGYDNWEEMAADCRPPLTTVDLNLEQLGATAVMHLFSALDGTPSSGVIRQPCRLVVRESTGPLPQQA comes from the coding sequence GTGGGTAGGCGGCGATCGACGTCGGTGACCCTCACCGACGTGGCCCGGCTGGCCGGCGTGTCCGTGGCCACCGCGTCCAAGGCGCTCAACGCGCGCGGCGAGGTCGCGCCGGACACCAGGCTGCGCGTGCTGCAGGCCGCCAACCAGCTCAGCTTCCAGCCCAACGTGCTGGCCCGCGGGCTGATCTCCGGGCGTACCCGCACCATCGGGCTGCTCACCGACGAGCTGGGCGGGCGCTTCTCCATCCCGATCCTGCTCGGCGCCGAAAACGCTCTCGGCAACGAGCAGATGTCGGTGCTGCTGTGCGACGCCCGCGGCGACGCCATCCGCCGCCAGCACTACATCCGCACCCTGCTGGCCCGCCAGGTGGACGGGTTCATCATCCTCGGCGACAGCAACGACCTGCGGCCCTCGCTCAGCCGGGACATCCCGGTGCCGGTGGTGTACGTGTACGGGCAGTCCACCGACCCCGGCGACCTGTCCGTGCTCGCCGACGACGAGGGCGGCGCCCGCCTGGCCATGGAGCACCTGGTGGGCCTGCGACGGCGCAACATCGCCCACATCACCGGCCCGCAGAGCTACCGCGCCGCCCGCGACCGGGTCACCGGGCTGCAGGCCGTGCTCGCCGAGGCGGGACTGTCCCTGGTCGGCGGCGAGCCGCTGTACGGCGAGTGGTCGCAGCGCTGGGGCCGGCACGCCGCCCGGATGCTGATCACCGCGCACCCCGAGATCGACGCGATCTTCTGCGGCAACGACCAGATCGCGGCCGGTGCCGCACAGGCGCTGCAGGAGCACGGCTGCCGGATCCCCGACGACGTCGCCGTGATCGGCTACGACAACTGGGAGGAGATGGCCGCCGACTGCCGCCCCCCGCTGACCACCGTCGACCTGAACCTGGAGCAGCTCGGCGCGACCGCCGTCATGCACCTGTTCTCCGCGTTGGACGGCACCCCCAGCTCCGGCGTCATCCGCCAACCCTGCCGCCTGGTCGTCCGAGAATCCACCGGTCCCCTCCCCCAGCAGGCCTGA
- a CDS encoding questin oxidase family protein, with protein sequence MENGVLDEVYERLRDTGPERDGWLSNHAPMAAEALVRHGHGAQVHGWLDGYADRLSERPRGIQRISAGEWREPLGDPVRTGDWLTFFERQLTERPWREVLIEWWPRLLPGVAAGATHGVIRVGHAVRALLDSELTGTASPARVAELAAGLGYWAARWQPLAPAGKGPYRAGDLRAALDAVPRVPHQRSGIRTRLAQLADLPGWAESAGAVPGDEAAGVPSRLDAIVEAAVLRYGTHGHGNPVMLVHAATAPNAVARVLPVLPAALWQPSMQAAWAATAAVTSAYSPAAARPMPGPGAADAADLMNRGLHDQDSHGIKFIDTALDVHRRTGEQTVLDVAAYANHLIVRG encoded by the coding sequence ATGGAGAACGGGGTTCTTGACGAGGTCTACGAGCGCTTGCGCGACACCGGGCCGGAACGCGACGGCTGGCTGTCCAACCACGCGCCGATGGCCGCCGAGGCGCTGGTGCGGCACGGCCACGGGGCGCAGGTGCACGGCTGGCTCGACGGATACGCCGACCGGCTGTCCGAGCGGCCGCGCGGCATCCAGCGCATCTCGGCCGGGGAATGGCGCGAGCCGCTGGGCGACCCGGTCCGCACCGGTGACTGGCTCACCTTCTTCGAGCGGCAGCTGACCGAGCGCCCCTGGCGCGAGGTGCTGATCGAGTGGTGGCCGCGCCTGCTGCCCGGAGTGGCGGCCGGGGCGACCCACGGCGTCATCCGGGTCGGGCACGCGGTGCGCGCCCTGCTCGACAGTGAACTCACCGGCACGGCCTCCCCGGCGCGGGTGGCCGAGCTGGCGGCGGGCCTGGGCTACTGGGCGGCGCGCTGGCAGCCGCTGGCTCCGGCGGGCAAGGGCCCGTACCGGGCGGGCGATCTACGGGCGGCGCTGGACGCGGTGCCGCGGGTGCCGCACCAGCGGTCCGGTATCCGTACCCGGCTGGCGCAGCTCGCCGACCTGCCCGGCTGGGCGGAGTCGGCCGGGGCGGTCCCCGGCGACGAAGCGGCGGGCGTGCCGTCCCGGCTGGACGCGATCGTCGAGGCGGCGGTGCTGCGCTACGGTACGCACGGGCACGGCAATCCGGTGATGCTGGTGCACGCGGCCACCGCGCCGAACGCCGTCGCCCGGGTGCTGCCCGTGCTGCCCGCCGCGCTGTGGCAGCCGAGCATGCAGGCCGCGTGGGCCGCCACCGCGGCGGTGACCAGCGCGTACTCGCCCGCGGCGGCACGCCCGATGCCCGGTCCCGGCGCGGCCGACGCCGCCGACCTGATGAACCGCGGGCTGCACGACCAGGACTCGCACGGCATCAAGTTCATCGACACGGCCCTTGACGTGCACCGGCGCACCGGTGAGCAGACGGTGCTCGACGTGGCGGCGTACGCCAACCATCTGATCGTACGCGGTTAG
- a CDS encoding IS701 family transposase, with the protein MAARIDPAAWAAEFEVCFARIAPAFARVEPRRRARRFVQALLAPLESRSCWQIAEYAGEANPGGMQRLLASAVWDETWVRAQVRDYVLAEFGPDGVLIVDETGDAKKGTATCGVQEQYTGTLGKVDNAQVSVHLAYATADHARALIDCALYLPASWTDDPERCAAAGVPADVGFATKPQLALRMIEDALDAGVAAGFTAGDEVYGNDPVLRARLRKRRMGYVLAVRCDTALTRWDHPNHTITAKKVAEHLPAHVWQRYLAGWGSKGPRYYDWTRVKIAETEADGSVGGHHWLLFRRNPTTGDTAYYRCWSPETVALPTLTRVAGLRWPIESCFQLAKGQTGLDQHQVRTWTSWHRYTTLVLVAFAFLAVLAARQPQPAPTIDPDPDRLPPLSAAEIRRLLPYAFAIADASMSATIRSLAWRLRHQARSRHYHHKRRATVDISQ; encoded by the coding sequence GTGGCTGCCAGGATAGACCCCGCCGCGTGGGCGGCTGAGTTCGAGGTGTGCTTCGCCAGGATCGCGCCGGCGTTCGCGCGGGTCGAGCCCCGGCGGCGGGCCCGCCGGTTCGTGCAGGCGCTGCTGGCGCCGCTGGAGTCACGGTCGTGCTGGCAGATCGCCGAGTACGCCGGTGAGGCCAACCCGGGCGGTATGCAGCGGCTTCTCGCCTCGGCGGTGTGGGACGAGACGTGGGTACGAGCCCAGGTCCGCGACTACGTCCTGGCCGAGTTCGGCCCCGACGGGGTCCTGATCGTCGACGAGACCGGCGACGCGAAGAAGGGAACAGCCACCTGCGGAGTGCAGGAGCAATACACCGGCACCCTGGGCAAGGTCGACAACGCGCAGGTCAGCGTGCACCTGGCCTACGCCACCGCCGACCACGCCCGGGCGCTGATCGACTGCGCGCTGTACCTGCCCGCCAGTTGGACCGACGACCCCGAACGCTGCGCCGCCGCGGGCGTGCCCGCCGACGTCGGGTTCGCGACCAAGCCCCAGCTGGCACTACGCATGATCGAGGACGCCCTCGACGCCGGCGTGGCCGCCGGGTTCACCGCGGGCGACGAGGTCTACGGCAACGACCCGGTCCTGCGTGCCCGGCTGCGCAAGCGGCGCATGGGCTACGTCCTGGCCGTGCGCTGCGACACCGCCCTGACCCGCTGGGACCACCCGAACCACACGATCACCGCCAAGAAGGTGGCCGAGCACCTGCCCGCGCACGTGTGGCAGCGCTACCTGGCCGGCTGGGGCTCCAAAGGGCCGCGGTACTACGACTGGACCCGCGTCAAGATCGCGGAGACGGAGGCCGACGGCAGCGTCGGCGGGCACCACTGGCTGCTGTTTCGCCGCAACCCGACCACCGGCGACACCGCCTACTACCGGTGCTGGAGCCCGGAGACGGTCGCGCTGCCCACCCTGACCAGGGTCGCCGGGCTGCGCTGGCCGATCGAGTCCTGCTTCCAGTTGGCCAAAGGCCAGACCGGCCTGGACCAGCACCAGGTCCGCACCTGGACGTCCTGGCACCGCTACACCACCCTCGTGCTGGTCGCGTTCGCGTTCCTCGCCGTCCTGGCCGCCCGCCAGCCACAACCCGCTCCGACCATCGACCCCGACCCGGACCGGCTGCCACCGCTGTCGGCGGCAGAGATCCGCCGCCTGCTGCCATACGCATTCGCCATAGCCGATGCCAGCATGAGCGCGACGATCCGCAGCCTGGCCTGGCGACTCCGCCACCAAGCCCGATCACGCCACTACCACCACAAACGCCGAGCCACCGTCGACATCAGTCAATGA
- a CDS encoding AfsR/SARP family transcriptional regulator, translating into MEFQVLGPVQASVGNRRIELGDRKQRLVLAVLLLEPNQLVPLARLVDLLWRESPPTTARRVVQSHVSRLRSALAAGSGDVTMVRRGMGYAVECDPERIDAYRFRSLLDQARNSDDAHDRVRLLRQALGLWRGPALADAATHEVRDELCRGLDEARMAAVEERFDAELELGRDSQLVDELTDLAARYPHRQKLTFHLMLALYRAGRSGEALRVYASTHRRLDAELGLQPSAGLRQLQIAILRGDPA; encoded by the coding sequence ATGGAGTTTCAGGTGCTGGGCCCGGTGCAGGCGTCGGTCGGGAATCGGCGGATCGAACTCGGCGACCGCAAGCAGCGGCTGGTCCTCGCCGTCCTGCTGCTGGAACCCAATCAGCTCGTCCCGCTCGCGCGGCTGGTGGATCTCCTGTGGCGGGAGAGCCCGCCGACGACCGCCCGGCGCGTCGTCCAGTCGCACGTCAGCCGGCTGCGCTCCGCGCTGGCCGCCGGGAGCGGCGACGTCACGATGGTCCGCCGGGGCATGGGCTACGCGGTCGAGTGCGACCCTGAGCGGATCGACGCGTACCGGTTCCGGTCGCTGCTCGACCAGGCCCGCAACAGTGACGACGCGCACGACAGGGTGCGTCTGCTGCGTCAGGCGCTGGGGCTGTGGCGCGGGCCGGCCCTGGCCGACGCCGCCACCCACGAGGTACGCGACGAGCTGTGCCGTGGCCTGGACGAGGCGAGGATGGCCGCCGTCGAGGAGCGCTTCGACGCGGAGCTGGAGCTCGGCCGCGACAGCCAGCTCGTCGACGAGCTGACCGACCTCGCGGCCCGTTACCCCCACCGGCAGAAGCTCACCTTCCACCTGATGCTCGCGCTGTACCGGGCCGGCCGGTCCGGTGAGGCCCTGCGCGTCTACGCCTCCACCCACCGCCGGCTGGATGCCGAACTCGGGCTGCAGCCGAGCGCCGGGCTCCGGCAGCTGCAGATCGCCATCCTGCGCGGAGATCCCGCCTGA
- a CDS encoding SAM-dependent methyltransferase: protein MSAVPEGVGRTALGAAMVRAMESRRRDRLFDDPYAAAFLAAARDVFGGESRGAAAFVGGVSGRAAGFWNQAVVRTRFFDDYLLAAAMAGVRQVVLLGAGLDTRAYRLGWPPGVRVFEVDTADVLDFKRDVLRRRGAVARCGHAAVAADLRGDWASPLLAAGMRPAEPTAWLLEGLLIYLSAAEAAHLLAVLHEHSAPGSRASFEAGGQVPQTAGLPVIAQYTALWKGGLDDAPGGLARHGWQITTHEAADLAAGYGRGQGSGGFVVGTLPG from the coding sequence GTGAGCGCCGTTCCCGAAGGGGTCGGCCGGACCGCGCTCGGCGCGGCGATGGTCCGGGCGATGGAGAGCCGCCGCCGGGACCGGCTCTTCGACGACCCTTACGCGGCCGCGTTCCTGGCCGCGGCCCGGGACGTGTTCGGCGGGGAGAGCCGGGGCGCGGCCGCGTTCGTCGGCGGCGTGTCGGGCAGGGCGGCCGGTTTCTGGAACCAGGCCGTCGTGCGGACCCGGTTCTTCGACGACTACCTGCTCGCGGCGGCCATGGCGGGAGTACGGCAGGTCGTGCTGCTCGGCGCCGGGCTGGACACGCGGGCCTACCGGCTCGGGTGGCCGCCCGGCGTGCGGGTGTTCGAGGTGGACACCGCCGACGTCCTGGACTTCAAACGCGACGTGCTGCGGCGGCGGGGTGCGGTCGCCCGGTGCGGCCACGCGGCCGTTGCGGCGGACCTGCGCGGGGATTGGGCGAGCCCGCTGCTGGCCGCGGGTATGCGACCGGCCGAGCCGACCGCCTGGCTGCTCGAAGGGCTGCTGATCTACCTGTCGGCCGCGGAGGCGGCGCACCTGCTGGCGGTGCTGCACGAGCACTCCGCACCCGGCAGCCGGGCATCGTTCGAGGCCGGGGGACAGGTGCCGCAGACGGCCGGGTTGCCCGTCATCGCGCAGTACACCGCCCTGTGGAAGGGCGGTCTGGACGACGCCCCGGGCGGGCTCGCGCGGCACGGCTGGCAGATCACCACACACGAAGCGGCGGACCTCGCGGCCGGCTACGGGCGCGGTCAAGGATCCGGCGGGTTCGTCGTGGGTACGCTCCCCGGCTGA
- a CDS encoding cytochrome P450, which translates to MTDLPSMPFEQKHPLEPAPVLQALQEQGPVHRVRTLTGDEAWLVTGYEQVKALYSGDRLARAHPRPSRAPRLTASALFGGRPRENYLSEDADRAWFREVLHTIVSPARLRELRASLDELVTRLLDELEAAGPPADFVDLVAVPLPTMVICRLLGVPEKDLDKCRRFTEAIADARDEQRSAAGLAALVAYLGKLAARGRAEPGGLLMRLREAPFGVDDNVIGHIGASLMFTGHHTTVVAIGYMALHLLTNPDQRDAVAADPDKLTAAVEEALRVGNVGVNTGGGNGIPTYARSELDIAGTRVRPGELVLLDTGAANHDRTVYADAYRFDIDRSDAAHLTFGHGRHYCPGAPLARLEMQALFAQLIPRFPAMRLAAEVAELRSHHDQITGGLVALPVTW; encoded by the coding sequence ATGACCGACCTGCCGTCCATGCCGTTCGAGCAGAAGCATCCGCTCGAACCCGCCCCGGTGCTGCAAGCGCTGCAGGAACAGGGGCCTGTTCATCGAGTACGCACGCTGACGGGCGACGAGGCCTGGCTGGTGACCGGATACGAGCAGGTCAAGGCTCTGTACTCGGGCGACCGCCTGGCACGTGCCCACCCGCGGCCGAGCCGGGCCCCGCGCCTGACCGCCTCGGCGCTGTTCGGGGGACGGCCACGGGAGAACTACCTGTCCGAGGACGCCGACCGGGCCTGGTTCCGGGAGGTGCTGCACACGATCGTCTCCCCGGCCCGGCTGCGCGAGCTGCGCGCGTCGCTCGACGAGCTGGTGACCCGCCTGCTGGACGAGCTGGAGGCGGCGGGGCCGCCCGCCGACTTCGTCGACCTCGTGGCGGTCCCGCTGCCGACGATGGTCATCTGCCGTCTGCTCGGCGTGCCTGAGAAGGACCTCGACAAGTGCCGCAGGTTCACCGAGGCGATCGCTGACGCCCGTGACGAGCAGCGGTCCGCGGCGGGCCTGGCCGCGCTCGTGGCGTACCTGGGCAAGCTGGCGGCGCGCGGCCGGGCCGAACCCGGCGGCCTGCTCATGCGCCTGCGGGAGGCTCCGTTCGGGGTCGACGACAACGTCATCGGCCACATCGGCGCGTCGCTGATGTTCACGGGCCACCACACGACGGTCGTCGCGATCGGGTACATGGCGCTGCACCTGCTCACCAACCCCGATCAGCGGGATGCGGTCGCGGCCGACCCGGACAAGCTCACCGCCGCCGTCGAGGAGGCGCTGCGCGTGGGCAACGTCGGCGTGAACACCGGCGGCGGCAACGGCATCCCCACCTACGCCCGCTCCGAACTCGACATCGCCGGCACGCGGGTCCGCCCCGGAGAACTGGTCCTGCTCGACACCGGCGCGGCCAACCACGACCGGACGGTGTACGCCGACGCGTACCGGTTCGACATCGACCGGTCCGATGCCGCGCACCTGACCTTCGGGCACGGCCGGCACTACTGCCCCGGCGCACCGCTGGCCAGGCTGGAGATGCAGGCGCTGTTCGCCCAGCTGATCCCGCGCTTCCCGGCGATGCGCCTGGCGGCCGAGGTCGCCGAGCTGCGGTCGCACCACGACCAGATCACCGGCGGGCTCGTCGCGCTGCCGGTCACGTGGTGA
- a CDS encoding RNA-guided endonuclease TnpB family protein, which yields MARTVKRAFKFRFYPSDVQAEQLSRTFGCVRLVYNMALQARTEAWTQRQERIGYHATSALLTGWKKTADLAFLNDVSCVPLQQALRHLQTAYVNFWAKRARHPHFKSRKRSRRSAEYTASAFRWRDGRLTLAKMTEPLDIVWSRPLPQGCTPSTATVSQDAAGRWFVSLLCDDVIAQTPAAGTVGIDAGLDSLLTLSTGEKITNPRHEHADRQRLAGAQRDLARKQKGSANQAKARINLARIHARIADRRRDHLHKLTTRLVRENQTIVIEDLAVSNMVRNHRLARAISDAAWRQFRTLLEYKTVWHGRDLIVVDRWLPSTRLCSACGAITQKMSLHVREWTCPCGSRHDRDVNAARNILAAGLAVTACGDDVRPQRGTSRTGQSSAKQEHPRATKGIPIL from the coding sequence GTGGCCAGGACGGTGAAGCGGGCGTTCAAGTTCCGCTTCTACCCCAGCGACGTGCAGGCCGAGCAGCTGTCGCGGACATTCGGGTGCGTCCGGCTGGTCTACAACATGGCCCTGCAGGCCCGCACCGAGGCGTGGACCCAGCGGCAGGAGCGGATCGGCTACCACGCGACCTCGGCCCTGCTCACCGGATGGAAGAAGACCGCCGACCTGGCGTTTCTCAACGACGTCTCCTGCGTGCCACTGCAGCAGGCGCTGCGGCACCTGCAGACCGCTTACGTCAACTTCTGGGCCAAACGCGCCAGACACCCGCACTTCAAGTCCAGGAAGCGCTCGCGCCGCTCGGCCGAGTACACCGCCAGCGCGTTCCGCTGGCGCGACGGCAGGCTGACCCTGGCCAAGATGACCGAACCCCTCGACATCGTGTGGTCGCGGCCGCTGCCGCAGGGCTGCACGCCCTCGACGGCGACCGTGTCGCAGGATGCGGCCGGGCGCTGGTTCGTGTCCCTGCTCTGCGACGACGTCATCGCCCAAACCCCCGCCGCCGGCACGGTCGGGATCGACGCTGGCCTCGACAGCCTGCTCACCCTGTCCACCGGCGAGAAGATCACCAACCCCCGGCATGAGCACGCCGACCGGCAGCGGCTGGCCGGCGCGCAACGCGACCTGGCCCGCAAGCAGAAAGGCTCGGCCAACCAGGCCAAGGCCCGGATCAACCTCGCCCGCATCCACGCCCGCATCGCCGACCGCAGGCGCGATCACCTGCACAAACTGACCACTCGGCTCGTTCGTGAGAACCAAACGATCGTGATCGAGGACCTGGCCGTAAGCAACATGGTCCGCAACCACCGGCTGGCCCGCGCGATCAGCGACGCGGCCTGGCGGCAGTTTCGCACTCTGCTGGAGTACAAGACCGTCTGGCACGGCCGGGACCTGATCGTCGTGGACCGCTGGCTCCCCTCGACCAGACTCTGCTCGGCCTGCGGCGCAATCACACAGAAGATGTCGCTGCACGTACGGGAATGGACGTGCCCGTGCGGCAGCCGCCACGACCGCGACGTCAACGCGGCACGCAACATCCTGGCCGCCGGACTGGCGGTGACAGCCTGCGGAGACGATGTAAGACCTCAACGAGGAACCTCTCGGACGGGGCAGTCGTCGGCGAAACAGGAACACCCGAGGGCGACCAAGGGAATCCCCATCCTTTAG